The sequence CGGGTCGCCCTTGGCCGCCTCCTCCTGCTGCTCAGGCGACGCGCCGTCCAGGAGCATCCCCACACAGGTGGCGAGCATCTCGACATGGCCGATCTCCTCGGTCGCGGTGTCGAGCAACATGTCCTTGATCCGACGCAGCCGCTCGTCGTCCGTTGCGCCGCGCAGATTCCAGCCCTGGAACAGGTACTGGGTCATGACAGCCATCTCACCGAACTGGCCGCCGATCAACTCCTGCAACTGCCGCGCGTACACCGGATCGGGCTTGTCCACGCGGACCGGATACTGAAGTTGCTTGGTGTGGAAGAACATCCTGGTTGCACCCTTCACCTCGCTCTGTCGATTCATCCACCCATCCCGTGCGGGGCCAGAGATAGTTAGCCTCCGGCAAGGCTTATGCCCTCGATCCGCTTCGCGCATGGCCGCCATGGGGTGCGGTCCACGTGGGAGTGCGAGCGGGGAGATGGCACGACCCATGCATGCCAGGCACAGCGATCCCGTGGGGTTCACGGGCGACCTGGGAATCACGGGAGCATCGTGGAGTCATGGCTCACTGGGAAGGTTTGAGCGGTGCGCTTTATCCCGACCCGCATTCACGGCATCCTGGACTACGTGATCGGCGTCGCGCTGATTGCCGCGCCGTGGATCTTCGGCTTCTCCGATCAACGCGCGGCGATGTGGGTACCCATCATCCTCGGCGCCGGGTTGATCCTGTACAGCCTGCTCACCGACTACGAACTGGGTGTGATCAAGGCCATCCCGATGCCGGTGCACCTTGCGCTGGACGGGATCTCCGGCCTCTTCCTTGCGGCATCGCCCTGGCTGTTCGGCTTCGCCGATGAGTCGTGGAACGTCTGGGTGCCGCACGTGGTGGTGGGGGTGTTCG is a genomic window of Sphaerobacter thermophilus DSM 20745 containing:
- a CDS encoding SPW repeat protein; protein product: MRFIPTRIHGILDYVIGVALIAAPWIFGFSDQRAAMWVPIILGAGLILYSLLTDYELGVIKAIPMPVHLALDGISGLFLAASPWLFGFADESWNVWVPHVVVGVFEILAALTTQTRPAYEMVEGGRRMGV